In Chloroflexota bacterium, one DNA window encodes the following:
- a CDS encoding dihydropteroate synthase: MIIIGENIHIISKAVSAAVKERNARAIQDLAVAQAEAGVDYIDLNLGPARKDPDAAEWLVNTVQAVTDLPLSVDTLNPAAMEAGLKVCRKRPLLNSASGRTDSKEKMLPLASKYGTGVVLSVLTDEGCPADIESRLESIMETIAYANDLGILTEDIWVDPILLPVSADQKQVAEALEFIKILPEAVPGAKSTLGLSNISNGTPAELRGILNRTYMIMLERAGQYSVIADALDKEMMSLNRGEMPDVVDLIYRMMDGEDIALSSLSAKLRDYVKTTRVLLGHTLYSHSWLED, translated from the coding sequence ATGATTATCATCGGCGAGAATATACACATCATTTCAAAGGCTGTTTCCGCCGCCGTAAAGGAACGAAACGCCAGGGCCATCCAGGATCTGGCCGTGGCGCAGGCGGAGGCCGGCGTTGATTACATCGATCTCAACCTCGGCCCGGCTAGAAAAGACCCCGATGCCGCTGAGTGGCTGGTGAACACAGTTCAGGCGGTGACCGATCTGCCGCTATCCGTCGATACCCTGAATCCCGCAGCGATGGAGGCCGGGCTCAAGGTCTGCCGGAAAAGACCCCTGCTCAACTCCGCTTCCGGGAGAACTGACAGCAAGGAGAAGATGCTGCCCCTGGCCAGTAAATATGGTACCGGCGTGGTGTTATCGGTACTGACGGATGAGGGCTGTCCTGCGGATATTGAATCACGGCTGGAAAGCATCATGGAAACCATAGCCTATGCCAACGATCTGGGTATCCTCACCGAGGATATCTGGGTCGATCCCATCCTTTTGCCGGTCAGCGCCGACCAGAAACAGGTGGCCGAAGCCCTGGAGTTCATAAAGATATTGCCGGAGGCTGTCCCTGGTGCGAAGTCAACACTGGGACTCTCCAACATATCCAACGGGACGCCCGCAGAACTGAGAGGGATTCTCAACCGTACTTACATGATCATGCTGGAGAGAGCCGGGCAATACTCGGTGATAGCCGATGCTCTGGATAAGGAGATGATGAGCCTCAATAGAGGCGAGATGCCTGATGTCGTCGATCTCATCTACAGAATGATGGATGGAGAAGATATAGCCCTGTCCTCTCTCTCAGCAAAGCTGCGCGACTACGTGAAGACAACCCGGGTCCTTCTGGGCCACACGCTTTATTCGCATTCCTGGCTGGAGGACTGA